DNA sequence from the Edaphobacter lichenicola genome:
TACTTCATGCCTGACGATTTGGCGAGGGCGACGATATCGTGTGCGCTGAAGCCGGTGGGGTTGAACTTAGGCGCGAGGGCCTTATAGTCGGCGACGGGGATGGAGGCTGTGTTCATGATCCACTCGCCGACGTTCGGGATGCGCTGGCCATTCCAGGTGCCGGCAGGGATCGAATAGAGGCCCCAGTGGATGAACATGCCGAAGCGGGCTTCGCGCCACCACTGCATGCGGGCATCGCGCTGTGCCGGAGTTTCGGTGTCCTGGACGGAGGAAACGGCGTGGTGGGCAGGCCAGGGATCTGGGTTGCTACCTGCTAGCTGCGCGTAACTTAGCACTCCAACAGCAGAGAGAAGGACCATTATGAAATGGACGCACACAAGTTTCATTGGTCTCCTTGGGGACTGTAGTCAAAGAGGCTGTCGATGCAAGCACAAGTCAAACGGCGAGAATTGCGCAACTAAGAGCCAACCTGATTTCATTATAGAAATGGATCGAATCTGCGAGATCCATTTTAGTCAGAGTACGAGATGGGATCGCAACTGTTTTCGCTGGAGCGATAGAGAGCTTCGACAAGCGCCATGGTTTGGAAAGCGTCTTCAAAGTGAGATG
Encoded proteins:
- a CDS encoding alpha-L-fucosidase, whose amino-acid sequence is MKLVCVHFIMVLLSAVGVLSYAQLAGSNPDPWPAHHAVSSVQDTETPAQRDARMQWWREARFGMFIHWGLYSIPAGTWNGQRIPNVGEWIMNTASIPVADYKALAPKFNPTGFSAHDIVALAKSSGMK